A genome region from Camelina sativa cultivar DH55 chromosome 10, Cs, whole genome shotgun sequence includes the following:
- the LOC104718501 gene encoding probable purine permease 10, which produces MTGDQELQVIVQQGKEPNLTVQDERDSVSSSQTEVSHSDKYKRWLRVTIYTFLVISGQTVATILGRLYYDNGGNSKWLATVVQLVGFPVLFPYYLFSLKTHETTPRDGKRTSPRNRVLVYVVLGLLVGADCYLYSIGLLYLPVSTYSLICASQLAFNAFFSYFLNSQKLTPIILNSLFLLTISSVLLAFNNEESTATKVTKGEYVKGFICTVGASAGYGLVLSLQQLAFLKVLKRQTFSEVMDVIIYVSLVASCVSMVGLFASSEWKTLSKEMENYKLGKVSYIMNLVWTAITWQVFSIGGTGLIFELSSLFSNAISVLGLPVVPILAVIIFHDTMNGLKVISMILAIWGFASYVYQQYLDEKNLKKSQGITTTESPDPSEAEESFGNQNKLKS; this is translated from the exons ATGACAGGGGATCAAGAGCTACAAGTCATCG TTCAGCAGGGGAAAGAACCAAATCTGACAGTTCAAGATGAAAGAGATTCGGTCAGCAGCAGCCAAACAGAAGTATCTCACTCAGACAAATACAAACGGTGGCTCCGGGTGACTATCTATACATTCCTTGTCATTTCAGGCCAAACAGTTGCTACAATTCTGGGGAGATTATACTATGACAACGGAGGAAACAGTAAATGGCTAGCAACGGTAGTTCAACTTGTTGGCTTTCCTGTCCTATTTCCATATTATCTCTTCTCACTCAAAACACATGAAACAACTCCTAGAGATGGAAAAAGAACCTCACCGAGGAACCGTGTATTGGTTTACGTAGTGCTTGGACTTCTCGTAGGAGCAGATTGCTATCTGTACTCCATCGGACTGCTTTACTTGCCTGTTTCTACCTATTCCCTGATCTGTGCATCTCAGTTAGCCTTCAACgctttcttctcttatttcctCAACTCACAAAAACTTACTCCTATCATTTTGAATTCTCTTTTCCTACTTACTATATCTTCCGTCCTCCTTGCGTTCAATAATGAGGAGTCAACTGCCACAAAAGTTACAAAAGGAGAGTATGTCAAAGGTTTCATATGCACTGTTGGTGCGTCTGCTGGGTATGGTCTAGTCTTGTCCCTACAACAGCTAGCCTTCCTTAAAGTCCTAAAGAGGCAAACTTTCTCAGAAGTTATGGATGTTATAATTTACGTGAGTCTAGTGGCCAGCTGTGTTAGCATGGTGGGGCTTTTTGCTAGCAGCGAGTGGAAAACTTTGAGCAAAGAAATGGAAAACTACAAACTTGGGAAGGTATCCTACATTATGAACCTAGTGTGGACAGCTATTACCTGGCAGGTATTCTCCATCGGTGGCACAGGACTAATCTTCGAGCTTTCCTCTCTATTCTCAAATGCAATAAGCGTTCTGGGACTCCCAGTGGTTCCTATCCTGGCTGTCATCATTTTCCATGACACAATGAATGGGTTAAAGGTGATTTCTATGATCCTAGCTATTTGGGGTTTTGCTTCCTATGTCTACCAACAATATCTTGATGAAAAAAACTTGAAGAAAAGTCAAGGAATCACAACAACAGAATCCCCTGACCCATCAGAAGCAGAAGAGTCATTTGGCAATCAAAATAAGCTGAAATCTTGA
- the LOC104723255 gene encoding UDP-N-acetylglucosamine transferase subunit ALG14 homolog: MEEGCNCFTSKMVSNLSIGLFIVLGIVLLMVRVLYVVYRCGKPFPKGASQYFSTLVVLGSGGHTAEMLSLLSVLRMDRFTPRFYIAAATDNMSLQKARSFEDSLAVKPAIKEASSQFMQIYRSREVGQSYVTSVWTTIVAIVHGLWLMIRIRPQVILCNGPGTCIPLCVIAFLFKVLGIRWSSIFYVESVARVKKLSLSGLLLYKLRIADQFFVQWPQLQKKYPRAHYVGCLM, encoded by the exons ATGGAGGAAGGTTGCAACTGCTTTACCTCGAAGATGGTCTCAAATTTGAGCATTGgtttgtttatagttttgggGATCGTTCTTCTGATGGTTCGTGTACTGTACGTTGTATACCGTTGTGGCAAACCTTTTCCAAAAGGAGCTTCACAGTATTTTAGTACTCTTGTTGTTCTTGGTTCTG GGGGGCACACTGCAGAGATGTTGAGTCTCCTCTCTGTTTTGCGTATGGATAGATTTACACCAAGGTTTTACATTGCTGCAGCTACGGATAACATGAGTCTCCAGAAAGCTCGTAGTTTTGAAGATTCTCTAGCTGTTAAG CCTGCTATTAAGGAAGCATCATCACAGTTTATGCAAATTTACCGTAGTCGTGAAGTTGGTCAGTCTTATGTGACTTCTGTTTGGACTACCATTGTTGCTATTGTTCACGGTCTGTGGCTAATGATCCGGATCAGACCACAAGTG ATCCTGTGCAATGGTCCTGGGACCTGTATTCCTCTGTGTGTGATTGCTTTCTTATTCAAG GTGCTAGGAATCAGATGGTCATCAATCTTTTATGTTGAGAGTGTAGCAAGAGTTAAGAAGCTTTCATTAAGTGGATTGCTACTTTACAAATTGAGGATAGCTGATCAATTCTTTGTCCAATGGCCTCAACTGCAAAAGAAGTATCCTCGGGCTCACTATGTTGGGTGCCTGATGTAA
- the LOC104718503 gene encoding probable purine permease 9, with product MKGDQELQVIVQQEKEPNPTDKDEKNSVSGSQTNSNTYNRWLRIAVYTFFAISGQSVATILGRLYYDNGGNSKWLATVVQPVGFPILLPFHLLSVKTHTTTQRDDKITSLRNRAMVYIVLGLLVGAACYLYSIGLLYLPVSTLSLIYASQLAFTAFFSYFLNSQKLTPIILNSLILLTTSSTLLAFNNEESNSKKVTKGEYVRGFICTICSSAGFGLLLSLQQLAFRKVLKKQTFSEVMEMIIYVSLVASCVGVVGLFASGEWNTLSNEMKNYKLGKVSYIMNLVWTAVTWQVFSIGGTGLIFELSSLFSNAISALGLPVVPILAVIIFHDKMNGLKVISMILAIWGVASYVYQQYLDEKNLEKSHGISTVESHDPPDAEGSNGQSK from the exons ATGAAGGGGGATCAAGAACTACAAGTCATTG TTCAGCAGGAGAAAGAGCCAAATCCAACAGATAAGGATGAAAAAAATTCGGTCAGTGGCAGCCAAACAAACTCTAATACATACAATCGGTGGCTCCGGATAGCCGTCTATACATTCTTTGCCATTTCAGGCCAATCAGTTGCTACAATTCTGGGGAGACTATACTATGACAATGGAGGAAACAGCAAATGGCTAGCAACAGTAGTTCAGCCTGTAGGCTTTCCTATTCTACTTCCATTTCATCTCTTGTCAGTCAAAACACATACAACAACTCAAAGAGACGACAAAATAACCTCACTTAGGAACCGTGCAATGGTTTACATAGTGCTTGGACTTCTTGTAGGAGCAGCTTGCTACCTATACTCCATCGGGCTGCTTTACCTACCCGTTTCTACCCTGTCCCTGATCTATGCATCACAGTTAGCCTTCACagctttcttctcttatttcctCAACTCACAAAAACTTACTCCTATCATTTTGAATTCTCTTATCCTCCTCACTACATCTTCTACCCTCCTTGCATTTAATAATGAAGaatcaaattccaaaaaagttacaaaaggaGAGTATGTCAGAGGTTTCATATGCACCATTTGTTCATCTGCTGGGTTTGGTCTACTTTTATCCCTACAACAGCTAGCCTTCCGTAAAGTTCTAAAGAAGCAAACTTTTTCAGAAGTTATGGAGATGATAATCTACGTGAGTCTAGTGGCCAGTTGTGTTGGCGTGGTGGGGCTTTTTGCTAGTGGCGAGTGGAATACTTTGAGCAATGAAATGAAAAACTACAAACTTGGGAAGGTATCCTACATTATGAACCTAGTGTGGACAGCTGTTACCTGGCAGGTATTCTCCATCGGTGGCACAGGACTGATCTTCGAGCTTTCCTCTCTATTCTCAAATGCAATAAGCGCTCTGGGACTCCCAGTGGTTCCTATCCTGGCTGTAATCATTTTCCATGACAAAATGAATGGGTTAAAGGTGATTTCTATGATCCTAGCTATTTGGGGTGTCGCTTCCTATGTCTACCAACAATATCTTGATGAAAAAAACTTGGAGAAAAGTCATGGAATCTCAACAGTAGAATCCCATGACCCACCAGATGCAGAAGGGTCAAATGGGCAATCAAAATAA